The nucleotide sequence GGGAGGTTGTCGCTGTTCATGTGAACCATGGATTGCAGGCAATGGCCTCTGTTTTTGAGCAGCACTGTCAATTGGTGTGCGCAGAATTGTCTGTAGAGTTGTTTGTGTGCAAAGTAGATGCAAAGCATCGGCCGGGCCAGAGCCCCGAAGACGCTGCGCGAAGAGCCCGCTATGCTGCTTTTGATGAAGTGATTCGGTCAGGCAGGATAACGCATTCGATTAAGTCCATCGCGCTTGCACAGCATGCCGATGACCAAATTGAAACAATTCTTTTAGCCCTGAGTCGTGGCTCTGGGGTCGCGGGTGTAAGTGGCATGCCGGCCAAGTGGACGAGAAACGGGCACGTATTCTTCAGACCGTTGTTGCAGGTTTCCTCGATTGATGTGCGAGCTTGGTTACGCAGCTGTGGCGTAGAGCATATTGAAGATCCTAGCAATGCCGACGTAAGATTCACACGCAATTACATTCGTGGCACGTTGACACCCGTTCTTGAAACTGTCTTCCCACAATTTCGAGATACCTTTGCCCGCAGTGCCATGCACGCGGCGCAAGCCAATGATTTATTAGATGAGCTGGCCGAAATCGATGCCCAGACTGTTTGTGGTGGTGCTTTTCAAGATCCGGCCATACGTCTAATTCAGCAGTTGTCTCCAGCGCGGCAATCAAATTTCTTAAGGCATTGGCTTAAAAGACGTTACGGCGTTGTACCTACTACTGCACAGTTAAATGAGCTGAGAAGACTTGTGCAAGCCTGCACGACGCGTGGACACAACATCCATCTAAAAGTTGGGCATGGCCACGTCATGCGAAACGGTATGGTTTTGGCTTGGCACCATCCGAATGATTTGTGTTGACTCTTCATGTCGTCAATGTCGACATGGCTCACTCACTGAGCGCTTTATGGTCTGCGGGAGGTTCGGTGCACCGGACGTTCAACCTAGAACGGACCTTGAGTCTAAAAGGCTTGTTTTTCATGCGATAATACGTGCTGTCTGGAAACGTGACCGAGTGGCCGAAGGTGCTCCCCTGCTAAGGGAGTATGGGGTGTAGAGCCTCATCGAGGGTTCGAATCCCTCCGTTTCCGCCAGAAAACAAAAAAAGCCCGTGATTTTCATGGGCTTTTTTTTGTCTTGTTGTTTTGACTATCAAATCAACTATCAAATGAAGTGCCGGTTGTTTGGCTGCTTTGGGCGACTTGCGGAAGATGGTCAGTGATTGCTTTCTGAAAGATAATCGCTTCCACTTGTCGCACCGAAGGATACGCAGTCGCTTAGTTGTGCCAACAGAAGCGTCTAAGGCTGGTAAAACACTTCCTATTCAGTACCTGCCCTCCCGCTTTTCCAGATGCCTACTTTTGATCATGGATAAATCCTTGCTGCAGCAGCAGGTGCTGGAGCGGCTCTCCGAAGATCTGCTGCAAACCGAACAGGCAGCGCGTGCTGCCCATGAAACGGCGACTCACGAAGAAAACATTGCCGAAAACAAATACGACACATTGGGACTCGAAGCCGCCTACCTGGCCACCGGCCAGGCTCGGCGCGCCGAAGGCATCCGCCAGTCGATAGTTTATTGGCGCCAATTTCGCCCGTGCCCCTACGACGCCAGCAAAGGGATACAGCTTGGCGCGCTGGTCTGCCTAGTCGATTCCGACGACAAGCAGCAACAGCTTTTTCTCGGGCCGGATGGGGGCAGTATGAAGTTGGTCAGCGGCGCTCAGCTCGTTCAGGTCATCAGCAGCGAAGCCCCTTTGGGCAAGGCCATACTGGGTAAATGTGAGGGTGATGAGGTGTGGATACAGGTCGCTCCAATGCGACAGCAATTTGAGGTACTGTGGGTTTGTTAAGCCGCAAGCAAGCCCACGTCAAATTGGCTGAGGTTAGCAGACGTGCCTGGAGGCTAGACTTCGGCTGTGGGCAACTTGCGGGTATTCATGAATAACCAGTAACTGGAAGCCAAATTTGGTTGTTGCCACCGACCGAAAATGTGCCTATCAGAGACAAAGGGGCATAGGCCATTTATCTATGGGCGATCAGCAAACTGCAGCTGAATGCGGGCACGCTCAGCAGTTGCCTCCATCAGCACGCGTACGCACTCGCCATCGAGCCGTCCGCTGGCCACTTCTTGGTCCAACTCTTGGATAATGTGCGCTTCAGTCCAGGCTGGCTTATAGGGCCGAACATTGGAAAGCGCGTCATACACATCCGCCACAGCGACTATACGGGCCTCCAGCGGAATCTGGTCCATCAGCAGCCCATGCGGGTAGCCAGAGCCATCACCACGTTCATGGTGGCAGGTGACGATATTGCGCATAACATCAAAGGCCAAACCATTCTCCATCTGCAAATCGCACCCCATCTGCACAACAATGGATTCACCGATCGCTACATGGCGGCGCATGATCACCCACTCATCTCCGTCCAGCTTGCCAGGTTTGAGCAAAACCCTGTCGGGGATGCCCACCTTGCCCACATCATGAAGCGGAGCGAACAGAAATACGTACTCAATGAATTCGTCAGTCAGCGAGTGACTTTCTGCCAGCTTGAGCGCCATCAAATGCGAGTACGCGGCCATGCGCTCCAGATGTTGGCCGGTTTCAAGATCGCGAATGCGCGACAGGCCACTTGCCATTTGTACCGTGCCCACCATGCCGCTGACTACCTGCAGCTGCAGCAAATACAGCTGCGCGATCAGGTGCGAAAACATCTCCAAAAACTCGGTCATGTCCGCACTAAAAAAATGCGGCTGCTTGGAATCAAAAAACAAAAAACCTGCCAGCTGATTCCCCTTAAAAATCGGCACTGTCAAGCTGGAGCGGTAGGCATGCCGCTTGAGCCAGTCGGTGTGTTGAGTTGAGGCCGCTAGGCTCGTATCAATGTCATCCACTACCCGACTCATTCGCCCGTCCGCCAGCACCTTTAAAGAAGGCACATTTTGCAACTTGGCCTCGTAATGGTCCAGGTGCATGCCATCGCGGTTGCTGCTGACGAAGGTCTTGAGTGCATCGGTGCGCGGGTCGTAAGCGGCCAGAGCCACCCTGTCGATACCTGGGTAGCGAGAGCTAATGGCACCGTGGACGGTTTTTAGCTGGGACTCCAGATTGGCTGAGGCCGGAGTCGCAGCACCGCCTAGGGCATGGTAGGTCGTGCTAGTCATGAAAACGCTAGCTGCGGCGTATTGGAACGAAGCATCTCGTCGACTGCATCGAGAAGCCCAGAGGTGGATTCGCCATCCTTGAAGTGAAACAGGTACATGGAGTGATCACCCCAACCACCTGCTGTGACAACGCGCTGGAGGTGGCGGTCTGCACTGAGCTTGAGCTTAGTTTTCACGCCGTTGGCATCGCGATCAGCGTCGGAAACGGTCAGCACTTCCACTCGCTCTGCCAGTTGGTTGCTTAATGCATCGTTTTCGTTGACTGGACTTCACCCGCTTTAACAGACACCTGTAAAGGTCTGCATAACAGTTCTGCTTCTTAGTTCAGCGGAAATTGGGGGGATTACCGTCTGAATAGCACGCTGTTGAATTGCACTGAAACCTGACCCAGTGGGTCAGTTTTAGATGCAAATCAACAAAGGACGTAAGCACAGAGTATTTTTGAAAGCTGGTGCTGCTCGTTTTTTGTCGCTCCAGCATTACACTGGTAGGCATGACACAGATTACAGAACTATCTCCCGGTTTGGTGTTGCAAAACACGTTGTCACAGTCCTCCCTCAAGGACTACAAGTTGATAGCTTTTGATATGGACTCAACGCTGATCAACATAGAGTGTGTTGATGAAATTGCGGACGTGGTCGGGCGCAAAGCAGAGGTTGCTGCCATCACGGATGCAGCGATGCGTGGGGAAATCACCGATTACAAGGACAGCCTTCGCCGACGTGTCGCTTTGCTAAAAGGCGTTACTGTTGCTTCAATGCAAGAAGTGTATGAAACCCGGTTAAAGCTTAATCCTGGCGCGGTAGAGCTGGTTCTTGCTTGTAAGGAAGCAGGATTAAAAATTCTTTTGGTCAGTGGTGGTTTTTCTTTCTTTACAGATAGGATTCGCGATCGCCTAGGTATTGACTTCACGCGTTCAAACGTTCTAGGAGTGGTTGATGGAGTGTTGACAGGGGCCTTGATTGACCAGCCATGGGGAGACATATGCGACGGTGAAGAGAAACGGAAAATGCTCCTGTGGACCTGCGGAGAGCTTGGAATTTCTCCCAGTCAAGTGATTGCCGTAGGTGATGGCGCAAACGATTTGCCCATGATGTCTACAGGCTGCCTGTCCGTCGCTTATCACGCAAAACCTGCTGTACGAGAGCGGGCAAACATCGCGATTAATGAAGGTGGTTTAGATCGCTTGCTCGAGGTTGTACGCCCTTATGCGCAGGCAAAACCAAAATCGCTGGACTTATCCGTATTAGATGATTTGGTGGGTGGGGATCCGGCCAAGTTTCGCAAGTTCGCTATGCTGTTTATCAGCTCCTTGGGCGATGTGCTTTCGCAGGTAGATGCTGCGGTCGCTGCAAGCGACTTGGCGACTCTGGCCGCTATGGGGCACCGCGCAAAATCTACTGCCATGAACATCGGTGCTGCTGAGTTCTCTGAACAATGTCTTTTGCTTGAGCAAAGCGCAAAAGCCAACCAAGTCGATAGTGCTCTTAGGATTGCACATGGGTTGCGACCGTTGTTCGACGGTATCAAAGCGGAAATCGATCTCCGACTTGCTAGTTAGTCCTAGGAGTGCTGGGCACTAGGCTAGCTTATTGATAAGTTGCAGTAGAGCTGTTTTATCTACCGGTTTGGATAAAGTGCCCAATAACGTAAAGCGACGTAGTTGGGCTACTAGTGACGCCGAGTGCATGACGTCACTTGCTTGGCCAGAAACAATGATCAACGCACCAGCAAAACCGCCTTTAGCGACGGCGGCCATGAACTCAAACCCATCCATTCCCGGCATGTGCAAATCACTCAACATCAAGTGAAAAGGTGCGTTTGCCTTTGCCTTGGACAGAGCGCTCAGCGCTTGCTCCCCACTAGCTGCTGCAACGATATCTAGTATCCCCAGTCCTTTGAGGGCTTCAGCAATAACTTCCAACTGAAATGGGTCATCGTCTACTACCAAGACTCTGAGAGCCTCGCGCGTTTTGGGGAGGTCGCCAACTGGCTTTGCGTTGAGTGTGTTCATTTGTGATTAGGCTCACCGGCGGGTGCGCACGTGGTTCTGATCTTCCATGGTGTACGTCTTGCTCAAACTTCCCATCCATTCTTCCACGGTTGGTAGGGGTTCGTCTAGGTTGTCCTGCATCCGCTTCATATCGGCTTCTACACCGCTAAGAATTTGCGACACACGATCCTGAAACTGCATGGCCATCAGCAGGTTTTCCACTTCGTGCCGCACCGTAAGCCCATGGCTTCGCATGGAGTCTGCGGAGGCGCCCAACTTTCGTACATGGTTAAGGACATCTTCCACAATGGAGCCGGACATAGAGACGGCATGTTGGTCTTGCGCGTTGGACTCTTCGGCGGATGCCATGGTTTGTGCCATGACGGACACTACCTGATCCACCCTAGTGCCAATTTTCTTGCCGGTTTCAGCTGAACGTTGCGATAGCTTTCTTACTTCTGCGGCTACCACGGCAAAACCTCGCCCTGATTCACCTGCTCTAGCTGCTTCAATAGCGGCATTAATTGCCAGCAAGTTGGTTTGGGCGGCGATGCTGCTAACGTCGGCCGCCATGGCCCGAAGTTCATTCGTTTCATTGGCGAGGTGGCGAATGTTTGAAATCATAGTGTCCTTACCCTCAATGACCGAGGTTAAGGAACCTACCACTGGTTGCAGCTGACGCTCGCACAGAGTTAGCAGGCCAATGGTGCTGTTGCTAGAGTCGGGGCTTAAGCCGGGGCCTGAGCCAATGCCAGCAAGGTCAAATTGCTGGAGTACCGTGGCAAAGCTGGTGGTCAGTTGCACCACTGCTCCCTCCGTCTGGGACTTGACGGCGCTAACGTGGTGTTGCCACGCCGGCAGCACCTGCTTGAGCAGGTCACTGAGATCATCTGCAGAGTAGGGTGGGGCAGAGTCTTGTGACGATGCGCTGCCTAGTGCATATCTTTCCTCGATAGTAGATCCGCGTTGCCATTGCAACATGACGATGACCACAACGACAAAGACTCCGACCAAGCTCAGCCAGCGTAGCCACATGGCGTCATCCACAAGTGCAGGGATTGTTACCAATCCAGTGGCAACTAGCACTAGCACCCAAGTTAGCGCTGTGGGCGGGGCCATGCGATTGCTTTGATCGCCTTGGGCCTCGTTGATTTGCGACATAAGTGGCGGTCCCTTAAAAAATTTCAACACCGCGTGTACGTGGCACGCTCTGAGTAAAACTTTCGGCCCTTTTCATTCCCCTGTGGCCAACGAGGAGGGCTCTTAAAACAATAGTACCTAGTTTCTACAAGATTGGGAATACCGGTGAGCTCAGCCATTTCAACAAAGCGCTGTACAACTCGCCGGGGTCTACGGGCTTAGAAACAAAATCATTCATCCCTGCATCGATACATGCTCTGCGATCTTCTACAAAAACATTGGCAGATAAGGCCAAAATTGGCGTGTGTTCTTTGCCCGGTAGTTGGCGTATGTGCTTGGTCGCTTCCAGCCCGTTCATGATAGGCATCTGCACATCCATCAAAATCAGGTCATAGTGGCTTTGGATCACCTGCGCCACTGCATCTTTCCCATTGGCCGCAGTGTCCACTGCAAAGCTGATCTCCTTGAGGTAGTCTGCCGCGATCTCCCGGTTGAACGGATCATCGTCTACGACGAGAATGCGGGCGCTCGGAAATTTGCACTGCAGCAGTAATTCAGCGTCCTCCTGGGCGTCTGTTGTCGCAGGCGTACTATGGCCTTGGATTTGCCTCAAATGGGCGGTGAACCAAAACGTACTGCCCACCCCGAATTCGCTTTGCACGCCGGCATCACCTCCCATTAAGTGAGCAAGCCTATGGGTAATTGCTAACCCTAGCCCTGTGCCACCGTACTTGCGGGTTGTGGACGCGTCGGCTTGTTCAAAAGCCTGGAACAGTCTGGTGACATCGTGGGATTGAATGCCAATGCCCGTGTCAGAAACATCAAACCGAACCACGAGATTGCCATCCTGTGCGTCAACCAAGCGGGCTGCCAAGTTGACCTGGCCGCGCTCCGTGAACTTGACTGCGTTGCCAGCGTAGTTCAGCAACGCTTGTCTAAGGCGGGTGGGGTCCCCACGCACGGTGGGCGGGAGGTCTATGCTTGTGGTGTGGACGGAGAGGCCCTTTTCGCGGGCGGATGGCGTGATGATGGTCGCAACGCTGTCTACCAATGCCTGAATCGAGAACTCTGTGTCTTCAAGCTCTAGACGACCCGCTTCGATTTTGGATATATCCAAAACGTCGCTGATGATGGAGAGTAGATGCTGCCCCGCACTGTTGATTTTGTTGAGTCGTTCAATTTGTTGTGCGGTGGGGCTCTCCCTGCGCAGCAGGTTGGAGAAGCCCAAAATTGCATTCATCGGCGTTCTGATTTCATGGCTCATGTTGGCCAAAAACTCGCTTTTTGCGAGGTTGGCGGCATCAGCTTGCTGACGTGCTGCAATCAGTTCTGTGGTTCTTTGCACCACCATTTCTTCCAAGTGATGGCGGTGTCGGTCTAGCTCTTCGCCGAGTCGTTTGCGTTCTGTGATGTCTTCGTTGACAGCTACATAGTGGCTGATCGAACCGTCTGGCTGTCGTAAGGGAGCAATGATCGCGAATGAGATGTACTCAGAACCATCTTTGCGACGGTTGTGAAACTGACCTTGCCAAGTTTTTCCGTCGCGCAAGCTTTCCCAAAGACTGATGTAGGTCTCCGCAGGTGTGTTTCCGGACTGTAGTAGCTTTGGATTCTGTCCGATGACCTCGTTCAGGGCATAGCCATTGTTATGAATAAAGGACTCGTTTACATACTCGATGCGCCCAAGCGTGTCCGTGATAACGATCATTTCGGGGCTTTGGGCAACAGCCTGAGAGAGTTTTCGCAACTGGTTCTGCGCTGCATGCTGCTCTGTCAAATCACGCACCACACCAATGAAAGTGGTTTGACCGCCCCGAATGCTTTCTGACACGGACAAACTCATGGGGAAGTGCTCTTTGTTTTTACGCACTCCAATCACTTCGCGGGATCGACCTAAGACATAGGCTTTGCCTGAGCTACTGTAAGACAGCAAAGCCGCATCGTGTTCGGCTAGGTCTTGGGGGGACATCAAAATGGAGACGTTTTGCCCCACAATTTCCTCTTGGCCGTAGCCAAAGATTCGATTGGCCGCTTTGTTGAATGACTCTATGACACCGGTGGCATTGATGGTGATCAGTCCGTCCACCATGTTGTCCAAAATGGCTTGCGTATGTAATGCGGACTCACGCAACTTGGTTTCTGCCTGGTGCTTGTACAGCGCCATCTCCAGTACGGTGCGTAGCTCTTGTTTGGCACAAGGCTTGACGATGAATCCAAAAGGCTCAGCGAGCTTGGCTCTGGCAAGCACATCTTCATCCGCCGTAGCGGTTATGAAAATGACGGGCACCGCAAATTGGTTCCGTATAGCCACCGCGGCAGCAATGCCGTCCATCGCCCCGGCAAGTTGGATGTCCATCAAAACCAAGTTTGGCTTCAAGGTGCCTACAAGGTCTACAGACTCTTCGCCCAATGCTGATTGGCCAATGTGGTCATAACCTAGGTCAAGCAGTTGGCGCTTGATAAAAAGCGCGCTGATAGGCTCATCCTCGACGACCAATATCCTCGGCTTGTTACCCGCAGAATCCATCCACCGCCCCCTGATCAAGACATACAGTGATATTTGTCACGGAAATCAGCGGCCAATGTAACCGAACTTCAGTGCGCAAGGGGGCAAAAAAAGACCCGTAAGCGCAGCCTATCGTGCCTGGTATGGATGTCTGCACACTTTGGTGGCGTCAGTACTTGAAGCATTACGCCGTTGCATCCTCTTTCGGTTGCCCAAGGGACTTGAGAACATCCCTGACCATTTGGGTACGGTCTGTGGTTTTGGGGAGTTCGCGTTCGATGCGTAGCTTTTCATTGCCCGCCAGCTTGATGTGTTTGTTTTTCTGAATCAGCTCAATGATGCGCATCGGGTCCACGGGCGGATTCTTCTTAAACGTAATGGTGATGACCCCGGGCGCGGCATCCACCTTCACAACGCCATAGGGTTTGGCAATCACCCGCAAGCGGTGCACATCAATCAGTGTCTGCGCTTGGGCGGGGAGCTTGCCAAAGCGGTCTACGATTTCTTCCAGCAGCGCGTCAATTTGGTTGGAGTTTTTGGCAGTTGCCAGCTTTTTGTAGAAGCTCAGGCGCAGGTGCACATCACCACAGTAGTCATCCGGCAGCAGGGCCGGCGCGTGCAAATTAATGTCGGTGGTGACATTCAAGGGACTTAGCAAATCCGGCTCAATGCCCGCTTTGAGACAGCGCACGGCTTCACTCAGCATTTCGTTGTAAAGCTGAAAGCCTACTTCCAGCATGTTGCCGCTTTGGCTTTCGCCCAACACCTCGCCCGCACCACGAATTTCCAGATCGTGCATGGCCAGGTAAAAGCCGCTGCCCAGTTCTTCCATGGCTTGAATAGCGTCTAAGCGCTGGGTCGCTTGTTTGGTCAAGCCTTCGAGGTCAGGCACCATCAAGTACGCATAGGCTTGGTGGTGGCTGCGGCCCACACGGCCCCGCAACTGGTGCAACTGTGCCAAGCCAAATTTATCGGCCCGACTCATCACAATGGTGTTGGCGGTAGGGACGTCAATCCCGGTTTCGATGATGGTGGAGCACAGCAGCAAGTTGCTGCGCTGTGCCACGAAGTCGCGCATCACAGCTTCAAGTTGGCGCTCCGGCATTTGGCCATGCGCAACCGCAATGCGCGCTTCAGGCAACAGTTCTTCTAACTTCGCGCGGCGGTTTTCGATGGTTTCCACTTCGTTGTGCAAGAAATACACTTGCCCGCCGCGCTTGAGCTCACGCAGCACGGCTTCGCGGATCACGCCGTTACCTTCGGTGCGCACAAAGGTTTTGATGGCCAAACGGCGTTGTGGTGCGGTGGCAATCACACTCAAGTCGCGCAGGCCTTCCAAGGCCATTCCTAAGGTTCGGGGAATAGGGGTGGCTGTCAGCGTGAGCACATCCACCTCGGCACGCAAAGCCTTCATTTGCTCCTTGTGGCGCACGCCAAAGCGGTGCTCCTCGTCGATGATCAATAGCCCCAAATTCTTGAATTTGGTGGACTCGCTCAACAGTTTGTGGGTGCCCACCACGATATCGACCGTACCGTCGGCCACACCCTTGAGTGCCGCCGTGATTTCTTTGCCTGAGCGAAAGCGGCTCATCTCAGCCACTTTCACCGGCCACTTGCTAAAGCGATCTGACAGGGTTTGGAAGTGCTGCTCAGCCAGCAGCGTGGTGGGCGCCAACAGCGCCACTTGCTTGCCACCGGTGACCGCCACAAAGGCGGCACGCAGCGCGACCTCCGTTTTGCCAAAGCCCACATCACCGCAGACCAGCCGGTCCATGGGGCGGGGGCTGATCATGTCTTGGATGACGGCGTGGATGGCGGCCGCTTGGTCTGGTGTTTCGTCAAAACCAAAGTCATTGGCAAAGGTTTCGTAGTCCGACGGCGAATAGCGGAAAGCGTGCCCTTCGCGGGCGGCGCGCCGCGCATAAATGTTGAGCAATTCCGCCGCGCTGTCGCGCACCTGCTCAGCGGCTTTGCGTTTTGCTTTTTCCCATTGGCCAGACCCGAGCTTGTGCAAGGGGGCTTCGTCCGCACTCACGCCGGTGTAGCGGCTGATGAGCTGCAGCTGGCTCACGGGCACATACAGTGTGGCTTGGTCGGCGTATTCCAAATGCAAGAACTCTTGCAGCTCCGGCTCGCCTTGTGCGTTGCGCTGGCCTAGGTCCAGATT is from Rhodoferax aquaticus and encodes:
- the mfd gene encoding transcription-repair coupling factor produces the protein MDLPKLQQSKRFTLPKPSGSADALLLARLGQREKAAGKPMAVVTANALDAQRLLDEIAFFAPDLRCALFPDWETLPYDTFSPHQDLISERLATLWRISQRDKENGADVVIVPATTALYRVAPPSFLAGYTFQFKVKQKLDEAKLKGQLTLAGYSHVTQVVSPGEYAVRGGLIDLFPMGSLVPYRVDLFDDEIDSIRTFDPDSQRSLYPVPEVRLLPGREFPMDDDARAKFRSRWRELLDGDPTRSRIYKDMGNGVATAGIEYYLPLFFDDTATVFDYVGADATVVLHGELEPAFQHFWQDTKDRYRLVQTDPERPVLPPESLFLTIEQFYGRANAHAQLAIKAQSEDVFAEFAPLPELTVLRGTEDPLARLKAHAANTQHRVLILAESAGRRESLLDFLRASNVSPPAFDSLDEFLASDEKTGIATAALTTGFSWLEVGIDLITETELFAAGPSTRRRKKQEQVSDVEALIKDLSELNLGDPVVHSAHGIGRYRGLINLDLGQRNAQGEPELQEFLHLEYADQATLYVPVSQLQLISRYTGVSADEAPLHKLGSGQWEKAKRKAAEQVRDSAAELLNIYARRAAREGHAFRYSPSDYETFANDFGFDETPDQAAAIHAVIQDMISPRPMDRLVCGDVGFGKTEVALRAAFVAVTGGKQVALLAPTTLLAEQHFQTLSDRFSKWPVKVAEMSRFRSGKEITAALKGVADGTVDIVVGTHKLLSESTKFKNLGLLIIDEEHRFGVRHKEQMKALRAEVDVLTLTATPIPRTLGMALEGLRDLSVIATAPQRRLAIKTFVRTEGNGVIREAVLRELKRGGQVYFLHNEVETIENRRAKLEELLPEARIAVAHGQMPERQLEAVMRDFVAQRSNLLLCSTIIETGIDVPTANTIVMSRADKFGLAQLHQLRGRVGRSHHQAYAYLMVPDLEGLTKQATQRLDAIQAMEELGSGFYLAMHDLEIRGAGEVLGESQSGNMLEVGFQLYNEMLSEAVRCLKAGIEPDLLSPLNVTTDINLHAPALLPDDYCGDVHLRLSFYKKLATAKNSNQIDALLEEIVDRFGKLPAQAQTLIDVHRLRVIAKPYGVVKVDAAPGVITITFKKNPPVDPMRIIELIQKNKHIKLAGNEKLRIERELPKTTDRTQMVRDVLKSLGQPKEDATA
- a CDS encoding Hpt domain-containing protein, which gives rise to MLFISSLGDVLSQVDAAVAASDLATLAAMGHRAKSTAMNIGAAEFSEQCLLLEQSAKANQVDSALRIAHGLRPLFDGIKAEIDLRLAS
- a CDS encoding GAF and HD-GYP domain-containing protein, giving the protein MTSTTYHALGGAATPASANLESQLKTVHGAISSRYPGIDRVALAAYDPRTDALKTFVSSNRDGMHLDHYEAKLQNVPSLKVLADGRMSRVVDDIDTSLAASTQHTDWLKRHAYRSSLTVPIFKGNQLAGFLFFDSKQPHFFSADMTEFLEMFSHLIAQLYLLQLQVVSGMVGTVQMASGLSRIRDLETGQHLERMAAYSHLMALKLAESHSLTDEFIEYVFLFAPLHDVGKVGIPDRVLLKPGKLDGDEWVIMRRHVAIGESIVVQMGCDLQMENGLAFDVMRNIVTCHHERGDGSGYPHGLLMDQIPLEARIVAVADVYDALSNVRPYKPAWTEAHIIQELDQEVASGRLDGECVRVLMEATAERARIQLQFADRP
- a CDS encoding response regulator, encoding MNTLNAKPVGDLPKTREALRVLVVDDDPFQLEVIAEALKGLGILDIVAAASGEQALSALSKAKANAPFHLMLSDLHMPGMDGFEFMAAVAKGGFAGALIIVSGQASDVMHSASLVAQLRRFTLLGTLSKPVDKTALLQLINKLA
- a CDS encoding response regulator, with translation MDSAGNKPRILVVEDEPISALFIKRQLLDLGYDHIGQSALGEESVDLVGTLKPNLVLMDIQLAGAMDGIAAAVAIRNQFAVPVIFITATADEDVLARAKLAEPFGFIVKPCAKQELRTVLEMALYKHQAETKLRESALHTQAILDNMVDGLITINATGVIESFNKAANRIFGYGQEEIVGQNVSILMSPQDLAEHDAALLSYSSSGKAYVLGRSREVIGVRKNKEHFPMSLSVSESIRGGQTTFIGVVRDLTEQHAAQNQLRKLSQAVAQSPEMIVITDTLGRIEYVNESFIHNNGYALNEVIGQNPKLLQSGNTPAETYISLWESLRDGKTWQGQFHNRRKDGSEYISFAIIAPLRQPDGSISHYVAVNEDITERKRLGEELDRHRHHLEEMVVQRTTELIAARQQADAANLAKSEFLANMSHEIRTPMNAILGFSNLLRRESPTAQQIERLNKINSAGQHLLSIISDVLDISKIEAGRLELEDTEFSIQALVDSVATIITPSAREKGLSVHTTSIDLPPTVRGDPTRLRQALLNYAGNAVKFTERGQVNLAARLVDAQDGNLVVRFDVSDTGIGIQSHDVTRLFQAFEQADASTTRKYGGTGLGLAITHRLAHLMGGDAGVQSEFGVGSTFWFTAHLRQIQGHSTPATTDAQEDAELLLQCKFPSARILVVDDDPFNREIAADYLKEISFAVDTAANGKDAVAQVIQSHYDLILMDVQMPIMNGLEATKHIRQLPGKEHTPILALSANVFVEDRRACIDAGMNDFVSKPVDPGELYSALLKWLSSPVFPIL
- the tilS gene encoding tRNA lysidine(34) synthetase TilS, whose amino-acid sequence is MTVSFETAIAQFEPELPLAVGFSGGADSTALLVACARKWPREVVAVHVNHGLQAMASVFEQHCQLVCAELSVELFVCKVDAKHRPGQSPEDAARRARYAAFDEVIRSGRITHSIKSIALAQHADDQIETILLALSRGSGVAGVSGMPAKWTRNGHVFFRPLLQVSSIDVRAWLRSCGVEHIEDPSNADVRFTRNYIRGTLTPVLETVFPQFRDTFARSAMHAAQANDLLDELAEIDAQTVCGGAFQDPAIRLIQQLSPARQSNFLRHWLKRRYGVVPTTAQLNELRRLVQACTTRGHNIHLKVGHGHVMRNGMVLAWHHPNDLC
- a CDS encoding methyl-accepting chemotaxis protein, giving the protein MSQINEAQGDQSNRMAPPTALTWVLVLVATGLVTIPALVDDAMWLRWLSLVGVFVVVVIVMLQWQRGSTIEERYALGSASSQDSAPPYSADDLSDLLKQVLPAWQHHVSAVKSQTEGAVVQLTTSFATVLQQFDLAGIGSGPGLSPDSSNSTIGLLTLCERQLQPVVGSLTSVIEGKDTMISNIRHLANETNELRAMAADVSSIAAQTNLLAINAAIEAARAGESGRGFAVVAAEVRKLSQRSAETGKKIGTRVDQVVSVMAQTMASAEESNAQDQHAVSMSGSIVEDVLNHVRKLGASADSMRSHGLTVRHEVENLLMAMQFQDRVSQILSGVEADMKRMQDNLDEPLPTVEEWMGSLSKTYTMEDQNHVRTRR
- a CDS encoding GreA/GreB family elongation factor, encoding MDKSLLQQQVLERLSEDLLQTEQAARAAHETATHEENIAENKYDTLGLEAAYLATGQARRAEGIRQSIVYWRQFRPCPYDASKGIQLGALVCLVDSDDKQQQLFLGPDGGSMKLVSGAQLVQVISSEAPLGKAILGKCEGDEVWIQVAPMRQQFEVLWVC